A segment of the Selenihalanaerobacter shriftii genome:
AGCCACGGACGGTGGAACGGTGTTTTTTGAAAGTGAATGAAGCAGGAGGCGGAATGAACGGCAAGCAGCGGAATTATATTGATGACATATAAGCAGCGAACTAACTATTTATCCCATAACATTGACCCACTCAGTGTTATGGGATTTTTAGCTTAAAATTAATATTTATTCCATAAATTATTGATTAAATTGAATAAAGATGATATAATTATTTTTGTAAAAACGTAGGCATCAACATTAAATTGCCTACAATTTTACAAGAGGAGAGGTTATTATGAAGAAAGAACATCAGAGAATAGAAAATATTTTTAAAAAGAATGGTGGCTACGCAAGAACCAAAGATATAATTAATAGTGGAATTCATTCACATTACCTTTATGAACTAGTAGAAGAAGGAATTGTAAATAAAGTCAAAACAGGTTTGTACTTTTGGGATAATGGAGATATAGATTATCTAAAAAATGGGTTTGTTAAAGCAAATGAAATTGTTCCTAAAGGCGTTATCTGTTTATTATCTGCTTTATCTTACTATGAAATAACTACTTATAATCATTTTGAATATTATATAGCTATTCATAGAAAAGATCGTAAACCGGTTTTGCCTGATTATCCTCCGATTAAAGTATTATATTTTTCAGAAAAACAATTTCAAATAGGAATCAAAGAAGTAAAGCTAAACAATAACGTGATAAGGATATATGATTTAGAAAAGACAATATGTGATTGTTTAAAATTCAAGGATAGAGTTGGAATGGACATAGTTAAAGAAGTACTAAATGAGTATGTAAAAAAACAAGATAGAGATATTGATAAACTACTTGACTATGCAGAGGAAATAGGTGTCTTGGATATAGCTAAGACCTATTTGGAGGTATTAATATGAGTAAGAACAAGATAAAATCAATTAGGGATAGATTATTGAATATATCCAGGAAAGAGAAGATAGATTTTAATCAAATATTACTATTTTATTTTCATGTAAAACAGAAACAATTACTGAGGGTGCTGATTATGAGGGAATCAGAATTAATATAACTTCATATTTAGGAAAGGCGAGAAAGAAATTGCAGTTGGATATAGGTTTTGGAGATATAATTGTTCCTAAGCCTAAAAAATTAAGCTATCCGAGTTTATTAAATTTGGATGCACCTGATGTAAATGTTTATTCTCTAGAATCAGTAATTGCTGAAAAATTTGAAGCAATGCTTAAACTAGGTAGGATTAACAGTAGAATGAAAGACTTTTATGATTTATATACTATTTCAAGACTTCATACTTTTGATGGTAGGGTTCTTCAGGAAGCAGTTTATGAAACGATTCAAAGAAGAGGAACTGCCCTTAAAGAAGAAGCAATAGTTTTTACAGAAAAGTTTATTAATAATAAAGAAAGATCACAAATGTGGAGTACTTACTTAAAAAGAATCAACATAGAATACATTTCCTTTTTTGAGGTTATGAAGAGTTTAGAAAAATTTCTATCTCCAATATATGAGGCCATTATTGAGGAAAAAGAATTGTTAAAGAGATGGGATAATGAAGAAAGTAGTTGGAAAAAATATAATGATTAAATAAGAAATTAGTATTTTAGTCCTTTGGTTATTGTCCATCAAAAGACACCAAGTAACTTAGAGCCAACTATGAAGGAATACCAAATGATATTATTGATGCAATAGTAAACTCTAATGATACTAGAAAAGATCATATTGCTGCTTCTATACTAAAGCAAGAATCAGAAGTAGTAGAAGTTTACAGACTAATCATGAAATCAGGCTCAGATAACTTTAGAGCATCTGCTATTCAAGGAGTAATGGATAGATTAGAGAATAAAGATGTAGGGTTAGTCATTTATGAACCAACTCTAGAGGAAGAAGAGTTTGCAGGTTTTAAAGTAAT
Coding sequences within it:
- a CDS encoding nucleotidyl transferase AbiEii/AbiGii toxin family protein, which produces MTSYLGKARKKLQLDIGFGDIIVPKPKKLSYPSLLNLDAPDVNVYSLESVIAEKFEAMLKLGRINSRMKDFYDLYTISRLHTFDGRVLQEAVYETIQRRGTALKEEAIVFTEKFINNKERSQMWSTYLKRINIEYISFFEVMKSLEKFLSPIYEAIIEEKELLKRWDNEESSWKKYND
- a CDS encoding type IV toxin-antitoxin system AbiEi family antitoxin domain-containing protein — its product is MKKEHQRIENIFKKNGGYARTKDIINSGIHSHYLYELVEEGIVNKVKTGLYFWDNGDIDYLKNGFVKANEIVPKGVICLLSALSYYEITTYNHFEYYIAIHRKDRKPVLPDYPPIKVLYFSEKQFQIGIKEVKLNNNVIRIYDLEKTICDCLKFKDRVGMDIVKEVLNEYVKKQDRDIDKLLDYAEEIGVLDIAKTYLEVLI